Proteins encoded together in one Solanum lycopersicum chromosome 7, SLM_r2.1 window:
- the LOC101254112 gene encoding acetolactate synthase 2, chloroplastic-like, with protein MFFFCGAQYFFFSIKLNKIATTSFSWPSFEFSSSTTMAAASPSPCFSKTLPPSSSKSSTLLPKSTFTFHNHPKKASPLHLTHTQHHSRFTVSNVILSTTTHDDVSEPEIFVSRFAPDEPRKGCDVLVEALEREGVKDVFAYPGGASMEIHQALTRSNIIRNVLPRHEQGGVFAAEGYARATGFPGVCIATSGPGATNLVSGLADALLDSIPIVAITGQVPRRMIGTDAFQETPIVEVTRSITKHNYLVMDVEDIPRVVREAFFLAKSGRPGPVLIDVPKDIQQQLVIPNWDQPMRLPGYMSRLPKLPNEMLLEQIVRLISESKKPVLYVGGGCSQSSEELRRFVELTGIPVASTLMGLGAFPSGDELSLQMLGMHGTVYANYAVDSSDLLLAFGVRFDDRVTGKLEAFASRAKIVHIDIDSAEIGKNKQPHVSICADIKLALQGLNSIFESKKGKLKLDFSAWRQELMEQKVKYPLNFKTFGEAIPPQYAIQVLDELTNGNAIISTGVGQHQMWAAQHYKYKKPRQWLTSGGLGAMGFGLPAAIGAAVGRPGEIVVDIDGDGSFIMNVQELATIKVENLPVKIMLLNNQHLGMVVQWEDRFYKANRAHTYLGNPANEEEIFPNMLKFAEACGVPAARVSHRDDLRAAIQKMLDTPGPYLLDVIVPHQEHVLPMIPSGGAFKDVITEGDGRRSY; from the coding sequence atgttttttttttgtggcgcacagtatttttttttctcaatcaaGTTGAATAAAATAGCCACCACCTCATTTTCATGGCCCTCCTTTGAGTTTAGCTCCTCAACAACAATGGCGGCTGCATCTCCATCTCCTTGTTTTTCCAAAACCCTACCTCCATCTTCATCAAAATCTTCCACCCTTCTTCCCAAATCTACCTTTACTTTCCACAATCACCCCAAAAAAGCATCACCCCTTCACCTTACACACACCCAACATCATAGCCGTTTCACTGTTTCAAATGTCATCCTATCAACCACGACGCATGACGACGTTTCTGAACCCGAAATCTTTGTTTCCCGTTTCGCCCCTGACGAACCCAGAAAGGGTTGTGATGTTCTTGTGGAGGCACTTGAAAGGGAAGGGGTTAAGGATGTGTTTGCATACCCAGGAGGTGCTTCCATGGAGATTCATCAGGCTTTGACACGTTCAAATATTATTCGTAATGTGCTGCCACGTCATGAACAGGGTGGTGTGTTTGCTGCAGAGGGTTACGCACGGGCTACTGGGTTCCCTGGTGTTTGTATTGCTACATCTGGTCCGGGAGCTACGAATCTTGTTAGCGGTCTTGCTGATGCTTTGTTGGATAGTATCCCGATTGTTGCTATTACCGGTCAAGTGCCGAGGAGGATGATTGGTACTGATGCGTTTCAGGAAACTCCTATTGTTGAGGTAACGAGATCCATTACGAAGCATAATTATCTTGTTATGGATGTAGAGGATATTCCTAGGGTTGTTCGTGAAGCGTTTTTTCTAGCGAAATCAGGACGGCCTGGACCTGTTTTGATTGATGTTCCTAAGGATATTCAGCAACAATTGGTGATACCTAATTGGGATCAGCCAATGAGGTTGCCTGGTTACATGTCTAGGTTGCCTAAATTACCTAATGAGATGCTTTTGGAACAAATTGTTAGGCTGATTTCGGAGTCAAAGAAGCCTGTTTTGTATGTGGGTGGTGGGTGTTCACAGTCGAGTGAGGAGCTGAGACGCTTTGTGGAGCTTACGGGTATTCCTGTGGCGAGTACTTTGATGGGTCTTGGAGCTTTTCCAAGTGGGGATGAGCTTTCTCTTCAAATGTTGGGTATGCATGGGACTGTGTATGCTAATTATGCGGTGGATAGTAGTGATTTGTTGCTTGCATTTGGGGTGAGGTTTGATGATCGAGTTACTGGTAAATTGGAAGCTTTTGCTAGCCGAGCTAAGATTGTCCATATTGATATTGATTCGGCTGAGATTGGAAAGAACAAGCAACCTCATGTTTCCATCTGTGCAGATATCAAGTTGGCATTACAGGGTTTGAATTCCATATTCGAGAGTAAAAAAGGTAAGCTGAAGTTGGACTTTTCTGCTTGGAGGCAGGAGTTAATGGAGCAGAAGGTGAAGTACCCATTGAATTTTAAGACTTTCGGTGAAGCCATCCCTCCCCAATATGCTATTCAGGTTCTTGATGAGTTAACTAACGGAAATGCCATCATTAGTACTGGTGTGGGGCAACACCAAATGTGGGCTGCCCAACACTACAAGTACAAAAAGCCACGCCAATGGCTGACATCTGGTGGATTAGGAGCAATGGGATTTGGTTTGCCTGCTGCTATAGGTGCGGCTGTTGGAAGACCGGGTGAGATTGTGGTTGATATTGATGGTGATGGGAGTTTTATTATGAATGTGCAGGAGTTGGCAACAATTAAGGTGGAGAATCTCCCAGTTAAGATTATGTTGCTGAATAATCAACACTTGGGAATGGTGGTTCAGTGGGAGGATCGATTCTATAAGGCTAACAGAGCACACACTTACTTGGGTAATCCTGCTAATGAGGAAGAGATCTTCCCTAATATGCTGAAATTTGCAGAGGCTTGTGGCGTACCTGCTGCAAGAGTGTCACACAGGGATGATCTTAGAGCTGCCATTCAAAAGATGTTAGACACTCCTGGGCCATACTTGTTGGATGTGATTGTACCTCATCAGGAGCATGTTCTACCGATGATTCCCAGTGGCGGTGCTTTCAAAGATGTGATTACGGAGGGTGATGGGAGACGTTCCTATTGA
- the LOC101253806 gene encoding C2 domain-containing protein At1g53590 gives MSSITDATIIHHVGIVLLALWLLNSFDCCHAFAYFLSLIYLYMVHEQYVTKLRRKLQFEEKRQSCQRRVLSDSESVRWLNYAIEKIWPLCMEEIVSQKILLSIIPWFLQKYKPWTAKEAVVQHLYLGRSPPMFTEMRVLRESTGDDHLVLELGMNFRAADDMSAILAVKLRKRLGFGMWAKLHLLGMHVEGKVLVGVKFLRKWPFLGRLRVCFVEPPYFQMTVKPIFTHGLDVTELPGIAGWMDKLLAVAFEQTLVEPNMLVVDVEKFVSPQPENWFSADAKEPIAFVILEVLEAADMKPSDLNGLADPYVKGHIGLYRFRTKTKKKTLNPQWREEFKIPVCTWESPNNMLNVEVRDKDHLYDDTLGKCSINICDFRDGQRHDMWLSLQNIKIGRLHLAITVVDCAKKGAEQSYDSGSMVNEQDSKSAEVDKTEQSSLTTESVDEPSKTGDKYEPINIEGQRETGIWVHQPGSEVAQVWEPRKGKNRVIGGEVHSENAGSKGSLKSTSGGSSHYNEYKLDGSGNGSKPDSPGRFHRGLHKISSLFRRSSSKEDKSGNLGEPDLSPRVNLRAVNAKDIGVKIIVDDTILPSSLTTTPTEDGKDNCAGNGKNPTKGRVRNKTKKILKNAGKSVGGGIKKVMSGKSSGKSKEEVESSETERLSSVESDTSYAESQRSSVDSPPVVAPSADNSSTPSSGIENSDTTIRTSELVDSESIKTPDEVAANSNENHAFGQSSSFKKSEVDQ, from the exons ATGTCGAGTATAACGGATGCTACAATTATTCATCATGTGGGTATTGTGTTGCTTGCACTATGGTTGCTTAATTCCTTCGATTGTTGCCACGCTTTTGCTTACTTCCTATCGCTTATCTATCTCTATATG gtTCATGAGCAGTATGTGACAAAATTAAGGAGGAAGCTACAGTTTGAGGAAAAAAGGCAGTCTTGTCAGCGGCGA GTACTTTCAGACTCTGAATCAGTGAGATGGTTAAACTATGCGATTGAAAAGATTTGGCCTCTCTGCATGGAGGAGATTGTTTCACAGAAAATTCTTCTCTCTATCATTCCATGGTTTCTTCAGAAGTACAAACCCTGGACTGCT AAAGAAGCTGTAGTTCAGCACCTCTATTTGGGAAGAAGCCCACCTATGTTCACAGAAATGAGGGTTCTTCGCGAATCTACTGGAGATGATCACTTG GTCCTGGAGTTAGGAATGAATTTCCGTGCTGCCGATGACATGAGTGCAATTCTTGCTGTGAAACTGAGAAAAAGGTTGGGCTTTGGGATGTGGGCGAAGTTGCATCTATTGGGCATGCATGTTGAGGGAAAG GTCTTGGTTGGGGTAAAGTTCTTAAGGAAGTGGCCATTTCTCGGTCGTTTGCGGGTTTGCTTTGTGGAGCCTCCTTATTTTCAGATGACTGTGAAGCCAATTTTCACACATGGACTTGATGTAACAGAACTTCCTGGAATTGCTGGATGGATG GATAAACTTCTTGCTGTTGCCTTTGAGCAGACACTTGTCGAG CCCAACATGCTGGTGGTGGATGTTGAGAAGTTTGTGTCGCCGCAACCAG AAAACTGGTTTTCAGCTGATGCTAAGGAGCCCATTGCTTTTGTGATTTTAGAAGTTCTTGAAGCAGCTGACATGAAGCCATCAGATTTAAATG GATTGGCTGATCCATATGTTAAGGGGCACATTGGCCTTTACAGATTCAGGACTAAGACTAAGAAGAAGACATTGAATCCACAGTGGCGTGAGGAGTTCAAGATTCCAGTCTGTACATGGGAGTCTCCTAACAACATGCTCAATGTCGAAGTTCGTGACAAAGACCATTTATATGATGATACATTGGG AAAATGTTCCATCAATATCTGTGATTTTAGGGATGGCCAGAGGCATGATATGTGGCTGTCTCTTCAGAACATCAAAATTGGGAGATTGCATCTTGCCATAACTGTTGTTGACTGTGCCAAAAAG GGCGCGGAGCAGTCATATGATAGCGGAAGTATGGTCAATGAACAGGATAGCAAATCTGCTGAGGTGGATAAAACTGAACAAAGCTCCTTAACCACTGAATCAGTTGATGAACCTTCAAAAACTGGAGATAAGTATGAACCTATTAATATTGAAGGGCAGCGGGAGACTGGTATATGGGTACACCAACCAGGGAGTGAAGTAGCACAAGTATGGGAACCAAGAAAGGGGAAGAACAGGGTTATTGGCGGAGAAGTTCATAGTGAAAATGCTGGTTCTAAGGGAAGTCTTAAGTCAACATCAGGCGGCTCCTCTCACTATAATGAATACAAGCTTGATGGAAGTGGTAACGGAAGTAAGCCAGATTCTCCAGGTCGTTTTCACAGGGGTTTACATAAGATCAGCTCGCTCTTCCGGAGAAGTTCAAGTAAAGAGGATAAGTCAGGCAATCTTGGAGAGCCTGATTTATCTCCGCGTGTGAATCTTAGGGCAGTTAATGCCAAGGATATAGGAGTGAAGATTATAGTGGATGACACCATTTTGCCTTCATCATTAACAACAACACCTACAGAAGATGGGAAAGATAACTGCGCAGGAAATGGGAAAAACCCCACAAAGGGGAGAGTGAGAAACAAGACGAAGAAAATCCTTAAAAACGCTGGCAAATCTGTTGGTGGTGGCATAAAGAAAGTGATGTCCGGGAAGTCATCAGGTAAATCTAAAGAGGAAGTAGAATCATCAGAGACAGAAAGACTGAGCTCTGTGGAATCTGATACTTCTTATGCAGAGTCTCAACGTTCATCAGTTGATTCACCTCCAGTTGTAGCACCTTCAGCTGACAACAGTTCCACACCTAGCTCCGGTATAGAGAATTCCGACACCACAATAAGAACCAGTGAACTGGTAGATAGTGAAAGCATCAAAACTCCAGATGAGGTAGCAGCGAACTCAAACGAAAATCATGCTTTCGGTCAGTCTTCAAGTTTTAAAAAGTCTGAGGTAGACCAATGA